ATACTCAATGAAGGAGCCAGAAAACGAGGTACAAgcttggaaaaaaacaacaacgtcATCAACTCATAATTAGTACTGCTATGAATATGAGAAAACTATTTTCACAAATAACACGTGATCTTTATCAGTTTCTGTTTGCATAGGCATCAAATAAACTTGCTTACCAATCCGGATTCTGTAATCATCTATAAGTGCTAATGCCCAGGAAATGGCTGCATCATACAtttctttggcttttttctggaagggaagaaaaaaaaaagtgagcgaCAAAGTGTTACCACTTTCTGACCACATTCAAACTAATTGAGCTGAAATGAGCCATatccaaatgtttttttctgttaatcTTTAAATCTGATCATCAAATTCAAATTTCAGATCAGAAATGTGCCACTTATGTAGTTCTACATTGGATATTTATCCGATATGTGATATGAATGAAACGTATCAGAATTCATGTATGCTCAGTGCTGATATACATGCACTGAGCATTATCAGCAACAATGGAGAAAAGTGATATTTGACTGTCTTTCTCCTCTGGAGCTGACCTATTAGCACAGCTGCAATTGTTTCCATTTTGAATCTCACCAAAAAGtgtcagaattaaaattattttgtatTCTGCTATAATCAAACTTTCCTGTTCAATACAGTTTTACAAAAattatgttttcttttgttgatACAAATAATGCATCCAAAAATTTCCTTTCAGAATGTTGTTAAATTCACATGGATAGTTCAGTCAGATCTCAACGTAATCATATCTGTATTGGACAATAGTCTGTGTCAGGAAAATAAATATGATTTATAAGCGGTCCTTACGATCAACTCATCCGCTTCTTCACAGTCAAAAGGCTTCAGTGGTTTCAGAGCAACAGTCAACCTTCAAGAAGACAAACAACTAAATTTTGATTTGATCATTCATGTTTTGGTACAATCAAGTTTAAATGTGTCATATGAGACTAGATGGACATTTCTACAACTGAAGATCAACAATCACTaaagctaaaagaaaaaaatatgttatttctTACCCCTTCTTTTGTTGAAAGCTCAGGTCATCAACAAACATGATGCTCACTTTTTTATGCTTGCGGTTCACACTTTTtacctgcagagaaaaaaaaaacatccggAACCTTGAAGGctttgccatttttttaaatatatttttgtctCAAAAATGTAACTTCCATTATGATATTAGAGGTAAAACTCATCGTTAATTCCAGCTGAAATGACCAAGTAATTTTGCAGTTTAAGTTGTAAAACAGATAATTCCAATGCAGCTTTAGTGATTTATTAATAGATTaagcaaaaatgtcaaacttttcTAAAAGTATTGAGATATCAAGATCCCAGTAATGTTTGTACTAACCCATGCAGGCCAAAAAGGATAATTTCTATATTTGCACCACACAAATGCTCCATCTGTGATGGCAGGAGGCTCTGAAAGACAAAATAATCTTCATTAAAtaagacaaactaaaaacagcAAGCTTAAAATGCACAGAAATAGCAGAAAGGGTTTTCATTGGTATTCTTTTCATTCAGCCACTGCCAGTTCTCTTACTTTTACCCATCTGTGTCAAGAAACTTGGGAggtcctcctcatcttcctcatcgCTTTTCTCATCATCTTGGATGGGCAAAGAGGGCAGCTGTTCCTCACAGTGACTCAGCTCTATTGACAGATCTGAAGACAGCATAGAGTCCTCTTCTTTTTGGGGATGGAAAGTGGAGACAGCAATAACAGATGCAGGTGAAAACCTTGTTCACTCCCTGGACATATTTTACCACGCTTTAGAATAATGATCCTCAAATACCCATATTCTAAGATCTATTTAATGTATGATGAGATAGACGAGCACAAAACTCTACCTTGCTCTGAAGGAGCGAGATTCTCCAGTTTTAATCTTGGCCTGGGTAATGGAGTTGTGGTTtcaccttttcttctttttctggtCTCAGTCGCCCACTTCCTGCCACACTGACGCTTGGGTGTAGTACAGTTGGCTCGCGTTTGCTCTTTTGCAGCTCTTTGTCTAACCTGCCTTGGCTTTATTGAACGAACCCTCTTGCTTCTGTTTTGATACTTCAAGTCACAGCATAGTGACTCTGTCTCTGACGTCTACAAAAGCCAAAAGGAGAGTGAGTTCAACTCTAGGTTGTACAATTTGCCTGTGCAAAATATAGAGAAAATATCAGTCTGTAAAATTAGATTTGACTTTCTATTATACCTTTGGCGGAGTGACAAGTTCAGCGTATTTTATGTGCACCTCCTTTGCTTTCTGAGGGGAATTTGAACTGTAGGATAGGAGGTCAGTGGACGAGCTGTGAACTGGTGTGGAGGTCAGGTTGGCATCCTGTACCCGTTCAGTGTCTCTTGTTGGTGTAGTTGGTAGGAAGTTCAAGTCGGTTTGGCACAGACTGACCACGTCACTGCCTGGTGCAACATTTGATTCCTCTGCAGCAACAGGTGACTCAGTGTATTTAATGTCACTTTCTGCAGATTTGATTTTAGattctcctttccttgttttacaACGTCTACCTGAAAGATTGATAGTGGAGTAACATTGGTATTATGGTGTGAAATCATGTCAGAAGAGCCAAGACAAACAAAATTATGTCACATTCACCCTTCATAGTTTTGTGGCGGTAGTCCTCTCATAGGATCAATTTATTTTGCTTTCCTCGACTTCCAGGCAAAATACCTCAGAGGTGTACCTGTGTCAAAAGGGTGACAGTTGTCAGGAGTCGTTTTCTTCAACTGGATTAAGTGAATATGAAAGATAAACCACAGGAAATTTGctgtgggggggaaaaaaacattaaggATCGTCATACTTGTGTCCCATGCCTTTACGCACTGTCTGCACCATGTAACAACATGTCAAGAAGCAGAAAAAGCTCACAGGGTTTCCATGGTTCTTTAAAGGACAAAATTTAAGCAAAAACAATCGTGCACTCggtggatgaataaatggagtTCAAATTTCAAAACCCAAAAAGCGTTTatgaaagagaaacacattttttttttaaaaaaaaggctaaAACCATTTGCTAACAatagccacttacctttttcaTGAGTCTGCGATTTAGCTGTTTAGATGCAAACTGCAGGCTCCCTGCGCATAGTTCTGATCAAAGTTGAAAAAGGCGTATTAGACCAAATCTTTTCTAACTTGAGGAAACATTAAGCGCAGGGGATGGAAGAAAACACATCCTGCTTTGactttgcactgttttttgttCGCGAGTCTTAAACCTGGTCGGGGATGCAGACCAGCGACCCCTGGCGGGCCGGAATGAACGACCGCTCTACTACtaaatgctgatttatggtcccgcgttacaccaacgttaccccaacgcagaacctacgccgtaccctacggcgtaggttctgcgtcgatttaacgcagaaccataattcaggcttaaattCCTGGGTTAGTAGAGGAACTTCATCTTGCAAAGTACCCCTagctgtcttttcttttctttacattttttttaattagtattatttaatttaatttaatttaatttccatATTTCCTTTCACtctcttaaacttaaacttaaactttatttatttatatagcacttttcatgcagctggagtgcaacacaaagtgctttacattgatacattaaaaaaaacaaaacaatctcccttgacccccccactccccgtaccctcattcataaggcatacacacataaacacacagcaTATATAGATGCATACACACCCGGCACCCCCCACCCTTGTGATAAAAATGGAGTATGGCTGAGCACCGATAGACCAGAGGAGGAAACACCATCCTATGGGAACCATCCACACCGAGAGCCGTCCAAGCCCACGATTACAGGGGACGCCGCCGCAGAGACCCTCCCGACCCAGACAGAGAGGGGCCCACACCACGGCTATAAAGCCCTGGagcagcaggacccccaactatccaggccaggacagccccCCGTAGGCAGACCAAGCTCCCGGCATGGAGGGCCCATGAGGAGAACACTGGAGCTGAGAACTAAGAAACAATAAACAAGATATGAACAGAACTAAAAGGAGTGTAAAACATAgtaaaaacagcataaatgaatGTTAATATAAAAGATAACTTACGGGCACTAAGACAGTAGaagcaacattaaaaaataaataagtaatctCTATCTTACTTTGTGTACTGTCTGCTGCCTACCTACGTGCTTTCTAAATTATACCATGCCATTATGTTTGTAGACTTGTTCAATTTTggttataaaaagaaaaaaactcaagTTCCTGGGCGTGTTCGGagatttcaaatgttttagtCTCTGTAGTCTTTCCCTGTCATAAGGTATGGACATTCAAGAGATGAGGAAAACCTGTTAGGCCAAATCTGTGATGCAGCAGCACgcagttccatccatccatccatccatccatccatccatccatccatccatccatccatccatccatccatccatccatccatccatccatccatccattttctatacccgctttatcctctgcagggtcacgggggtctgctggagcctatcccagccaaagtctacgtttacatgcagtcaaaattcgggttattgctaatattccagttactgacacattcggaatattccgtttacatgcgtgagcaaacagggttatccctgtttacatggtaattaatcatttgggatatctggatcaaccCAGCGAtgcgcggagaacgtcatgacgcaattcccgtcatttcggcttcttcttcctgtatccaaattcataacaaatgctgcttcgcgcaacctTTCGCtgaccttcttgtaaatctcgctatcctggTACTTtataccgtctacaaatgccaaaatgttcatatccttcattatatttataaaatgattagtctcctcctcactccaaaagtgtggcgtggtatAGCGTTTCTCCaagtacgtcctggactcaaaagaccaagattccttgtgaaaagagcatgcgcagaaaacaaattcctgttccgtttgatcaggATATTCCGGTAGGCGTTTACGTGACCGAATATtcaagttttaaaaggagtaacccaggggtcatatttaggccgtaaggtgaaccccattatcgtttcatcccgctcccacctTAGAGGACTACACTATCTTTAcaacataaaaaagattgattcatgctcaccttataagtaaaagttcggagctgaaacccctgcaagagtcccgtgatctatgatatgatatgatatgatatgatatgatatgatatgatatgatatgatatgtatgtatatgatattATGATATGATATCATATCTATGATATGACAACTGTCCTGACACTGACAGTGAGAATTAAGAGTTGATTTGAGATGTAGACTGTGGTATACTGGGATGAACTGGGGTGGGCTACTTTGTACAGTGTTAGCATTATCTTTAATTGCCTTTTGTTGAAtccttttcatcttttctttatAGCATACATTCCATAGATTAATGTCTCTAATCTATGGAATGTATACAGTTTTTGTTCTTAATTTAATTGTCTTTATATATTTAACTTACTAACTTGTGAAAAGACTGTAAAAATGCGAAAttttacttataaggtgagcatgaatccaTCTTTTTTATGTTGTAAAGATTGTGTAGTCCTCAAAGGTGGGAGTGGGAATCACTCTTCTGAAATACTTTTTgcggttcaccttacggcctaattccggtttttaaaaacccgaatatgagcaaattcgggttttcaaaggggttattggtgtttacatggccatgcataaccgggttattgctaatattcgggttttaaaagggttattgactgcatgtaaatgcagtgtcaaaccattcaaaagttatggcagaaaatagggactatcaaaaatcgaccaatcagaagaaggggcggggctaatttgcaccaattatgttcaaagactcaaaaccgagtccgatgacaccacccacgagtctttatgtcaaaccattcaaaagttatggcagaaagtaggaaccatCAAATATgggccaatcagatgaaggggggggcgcgctttttggcgtctatcgtcgccacggtaacgcttttgactgagaaaagtaatgcgcatagtcgcaggatggagacgcacattttgatgtataacacacctgggtgcacgttacggttgggGCGAAGAAATGgccgaagaaattgcataaattgcaccaaaattacacaattaattcaaaatggccaacttcctgttcggttttggccatggcaccaagagacttttctttaagttgcgacatgatacaggtgtgtaccgattttcgtgcatgtacgtcaaaccgtattgtggggcttgaggcacgaagttttctagggagcgctatgcaaaccattaaatatcaaatttttcgccaggcctggcttgcgtgcaaaatttggtgactttttgggaactatcaaatatggaccaatcagatgaaggggggcgcgctttttggcgtctagggccttcgcactgtcagtgctcggggcCCTAATTATACTAAGAAAGCTGACGTTCTTACAACAGACTTTTCCCATCATTTTAGATTAATGTATTTCTTCCCCCAACTATAAACTGTAaacatatcagaatcagaaccagaatcaggtttattggccaagtcaggtcaaacaagacagggaatttgactcggttatttttgctcactgtactGTAAGTAGACAAATGACTTTGTCAACTTTAGGGCCGCTactgtcctcctgcagtggtcgcaggttcgaatcccggcctgtgcacctttgctgcatgtcatccccattctctctctacccccttcctgtctgcatcttcaataaagggccactagaacccccccaaaaacatatgccatttaaaaaaaaagtgaaaggtgcagcagtatgaggtagacatggttattaatcgatatatatcgatatttggACTTGTCATGACAAGGCACACCGGTCTGATGAAGCACAGAGAGTTAATTATATTAATGCATTCCTCACACTACCCCAGcaaaattaaaatcaaattgtTCTTTTACATTTACACATCCAAAATACGTGTAAATGTCCACTTCCATAGCCACTCTAACGCGTCCCTGTTATTGATATAATGTACTTTGTTTCACATAAActattcatgtttttatttaagagATAAATTCATctgtattattcatttattcgttCTGCAACATCCATTTGTCCACATTTTTTAGGAAGATTAAAGTCCTTCAGCCGCTGGGTTGCATGGTATCTGAAGTTATTCCTCCCTGAAACCAGCAGAGGGCACTGTGTAACCACGCACTTCTCGGTTGACGCACAGAACCGTGATAAATCCAGAGATTCATGCACCGATTTGTACGTTCTCCCAGAAGGTAAGGCCATTAGACTGGACCGTTACCTTTGTCCCACTGAACATTTATTTAGACATGTCCTACCCTACTGTAGGTTTGAAAGAATGGAAAGTttgatttttaaacattttaatttttttaagtttccaCAGAAGTTGAAATACTATTTTTTTAGAGGATCAGAGCTGAGTTATCCATcatttttcatattattattattattattattattattattattattattattattagtagtagtagtagtagtagtagtagtagtagtagtagtagtagtagtagtagtagcagcagtattattattattattattattattattattattattattagtagtagcattattattattattattattattattattattattattattagtagtagtagtagtagtagtagtagcattactattattattattattattattattattattattattattattattattattattattattattattattattattatattatagttattattattagtagtagtagtaggctAGTaggctagtagtagtagtattgctgttgttgctgctgttttttttttaaataactcatTGAGTTGTTCAGTATGTCACAGTCTCAACCAGACGATTCCCTTGTTTAAAGGTGTCTAAGATTATAGCTCTCAATATCCTCAATGTAAAAAGGCTTTTTCCAGCCCACCCTGGAGCGCGCAGCAGCAGCCACCTCTGGATGTGTATTGGCCTGAGGTTGATGAGGGCAGGTTGGTCCCGCCCTCATCCAGATGTGCGTCTCCTCCAGTCTCTCCAGTCCTGCTGGCCTCAGCACAGCGCAGTCAACAGGAGGGCGCGCACGGGGGCCATTTCAAGTCTCAGTAACCGGGATGAGACGCTTGTGGCTGTGCTCTGCATCACTTGGACTCTACACAAATAGCGACTTCAGTCGTCAGAGCTGCTCGCCAGACCCCAGCAGTCGCGTTTACCTGTGCAGCCTGACGCAGGGCTGATGGAGAGCTGATGGAGAGCTGATGGAGAGCTGATGGAGGGGCAGGGCTGAGTGCGGCGCAAGTGCTGCGCACTGATCGGGGAGCTTCATTCAGCGCAGAACACAACCTGCTGATAGGGAGCAGTCTGCACGGCCCGCCCGAATCCTCCAGCTTTTAAAAGTGTTGTTGAGTgggggtttgtttgtgtttttatcccATTTCGACGCAACAATTTGCGGGAAGCAGAAGCCGTCTCTGGTTTCGGAATGGGGATGTAACCGCGACCACATGCGCCCGAGAGCCGTGTGAGGTTAGACCTCAAGACTGAGAAGAGAAGGAAACTGCAAGGGCgtgtaaataattaaaatcggTCCAGCGGTTTTCTTTTTGAATGTGAAGCAGCAGCGGAGGTTtgtttctcctctcctcctcctccccctctcacCTCCAGCATGACTTCACTGTCGGGGTCTAAGGAGAGGAGCAGCCGGAGCAGAAAACATGCGGTAGGTTTCTCATCGCGGTCCAGGAGTTGATGCTCCTCTGTTGGTAAAAGCTGGACAGcataaagcaaaaaagaaaaaaaacaaacttatcATCCATTCAGTATTGCATGCGTGCCACCACTCCACCCATTTTTACTGCAAGTTCGCTCCCATTTCATATAAAACTAATGGAAGcttaatttgtttatttgttcccATGTTAGTGATGGACTGCTTTGCAAATATCACACTTTGAACAGCAATGCCTGTGGTGTCACAGTGATGTGAATTATTCAATGATAAATTATCTGCAGTCTTAATCATCATTAAccaatgaaaatattttttattatattcacacctgtgtcccTGCCTGCCATTTACAGTCTCATTAGCCTAAATCTATAACTCACGGTTTGTTCATATTATACCTATCTTTTAACTCGGATCATTTatgaggatggatggaggatggaggaaaACAGTACATTGTCTCTACTGCCACAACATCAGATGCATGGACTCCTTATGGCTCATTCTATGTTCATTTGGCTAAGTAATACAAAAGACTTGATCATACTTATTTCTTAAAGGGggcatataattaaaaaaaacaaccttttctgTGCATATAGATGTCTAAGGTGACTTACAAGTATAAAATTCTGACATAAAACACACCTGTAACCTAGTTTGGGGGAATCTGAGTGTAAAAGTATGTCTTTCAGGGAGCTGTTCAGATTTGCAGGTTGCTGTTACATCACAAGACTCAGCTATGGATCATCCACTCCACCACCCACATTCATATCGTGCATGATTCACGGTCCCTCCTAAGTCAGGGGTAGGCCgccctggtcctagagagccgCAGTGCTGCGTGTTTAAGATGTTTCCATGCTTcatcacaccctgatacaaaggactgtgtcattaacagacttgtgcagacctggaggagaagctgatgatgaccgttaattagaatcaggtgtggtgttgcaaggagacatctaaaacatgcaggactgtggctctctaggaccagggcTGCCTACCCGTGTACTAAGTGGTGGGTGCAAAGCTGCACACTGATCAAAAAAATGCCTGTCCTTCAGGAAAGAG
This genomic interval from Cololabis saira isolate AMF1-May2022 chromosome 2, fColSai1.1, whole genome shotgun sequence contains the following:
- the LOC133421376 gene encoding PWWP domain-containing DNA repair factor 3B-like, with translation MKGRRCKTRKGESKIKSAESDIKYTESPVAAEESNVAPGSDVVSLCQTDLNFLPTTPTRDTERVQDANLTSTPVHSSSTDLLSYSSNSPQKAKEVHIKYAELVTPPKTSETESLCCDLKYQNRSKRVRSIKPRQVRQRAAKEQTRANCTTPKRQCGRKWATETRKRRKGETTTPLPRPRLKLENLAPSEQEEDSMLSSDLSIELSHCEEQLPSLPIQDDEKSDEEDEEDLPSFLTQMGKKPPAITDGAFVWCKYRNYPFWPAWVKSVNRKHKKVSIMFVDDLSFQQKKGLTVALKPLKPFDCEEADELIKKAKEMYDAAISWALALIDDYRIRIACTSFSGSFIEYLNHDMSYPVRRKYPQAASEGLGIANDSMMEELCDDNKEDGEEQKDASKSSKRLLPDRTHAAHNRANEKLVHFIVKQRMVEQHLLDIIHGQQQSRWLHSFLNDKRKQEVNIYLEDEHQLDKVYWYLNELYATAMAEPSCIAKVKSVEHVSYVLHVLLPEAIIYAIAGVDNVSVDKAEEKYLKGRCISNRERQEFDLMIERHMRKKAEYRTEFFCGPYT